In Candidatus Bathyarchaeia archaeon, the genomic window CGAGGCCGCGAAAAGGGCCGTTTCAAGGGCCAGGAGGGGCGATGGGCCGAGCCTATTGGAATGCAAGACCTATCGCTGGTATGGCCATTTCATGGCCGATGAGCATCATTATGGGGGTTACCGAAGCATTGAGGAGGTCGAGGCGTGGAGGGCGAGATGCCCGATAAGGAAGCTCAGGGATCGCGCTATCTCCAAGGGGATACCGGCCCAAGAGCTGGATCGGATAGAGGAGCGGGTGAGGGCGAAGGTGGAGGAGGCGGAGAGGTTCGCGCTCGGGAGCCCGGAGCCGGATCCAAGGATAGCTTTCGAGGACGTATACGCCTGATGGGGGTTTGGGGAGTTGAGGGAGATAACCTACGCCGAGGCGATCCGCGAGGCCCTTAGGGAGGAGATGGCGAGGGACGAGCGCGTCTTCATAATGGGCGAGAGCATTAATTATGGGCTCTTTGGCGTAACCGCTGGGCTCAGAGATGAGTTCGGAGCTGAGAGGGTGAGGAACGCGCCGATATCGGAGGCATCGATCGTGGGAGCGGCCTTGGGCGCCGCCCTGACGGGCATGAGGCCGGTCGTTGAGATAATGTTCGCGGATTTCCTATTCTGCGCAATGGATTCCATAGCCAATGAGGCGGCGAAATGGAGGTATATGATCGCGGGGCAGGCAAGCGCCTCCCTAGTGATAAGGACCCCGCAGGGCTCGGGCCTCGGGATGGGCTGCCATCACTCCCAAAGCCCGGAATGGGTCTTCGCACATTTCCCAGGCCTCAAGGTCGTCGCCCCATCGACGCCCTACGATGCCAAGGGCCTTTTGAAGGCCTCGATAAGGGACGATAACCCAGTCATATTCTTCGAGCATAAGATGCTATATCGCATGAAGGGCCCCGTCCCGGATGGCGAATACATAATCCCATTGGGCAAGGCGGATGTGAAGCGCGAGGGCTCCGATGCCACCATAGTGGCCACATCCCTGATGGTCCATAGGGCCCTCGAGGCCGCCGAGGAATTGGCGAAGGAGGGGATATCCGCCGAGGTCATAGATCCGAGGACGCTCTCGCCATTGGATAAGGATGCCATATTGGAATCGGTCAGGA contains:
- a CDS encoding alpha-ketoacid dehydrogenase subunit beta, which produces MREITYAEAIREALREEMARDERVFIMGESINYGLFGVTAGLRDEFGAERVRNAPISEASIVGAALGAALTGMRPVVEIMFADFLFCAMDSIANEAAKWRYMIAGQASASLVIRTPQGSGLGMGCHHSQSPEWVFAHFPGLKVVAPSTPYDAKGLLKASIRDDNPVIFFEHKMLYRMKGPVPDGEYIIPLGKADVKREGSDATIVATSLMVHRALEAAEELAKEGISAEVIDPRTLSPLDKDAILESVRKTGRLIIAEEACKTGGFGAEVAAMVAEEAIDALDAPIRRVAAFDVPIPFSPPLEDYVIPNKDRIAEAVRSVV